The Mycobacteriales bacterium genome includes a region encoding these proteins:
- a CDS encoding G1 family glutamic endopeptidase: MHRRSIVTVISSLGVCAAIAATAAPLASAGGGVVQGRLLKTSAREVLPTHGGTATSLNWSGYAVTPGSGITGVSSTFTVPSAGLVPPGFSATWAGIGGYTGSDLIQAGVSENSALGGLISGGQYGAWYEILPASETPLTNCSGNTACTVKPGDVVSVTITQASAGQWDVSLKDPAEGWTFDKTIAYASSGSSAEWIYEAPTVLLQTIPAATGTTHFGPTSTYTDATGTHPIAAGNPTMIDMGPGVGINEATPSALASDGESFNVCAYAQTCAAP, encoded by the coding sequence ATGCATCGACGCTCAATCGTCACCGTCATCTCCTCTCTCGGGGTCTGCGCCGCCATCGCCGCGACCGCAGCGCCCCTTGCGAGCGCGGGCGGGGGCGTCGTACAAGGCCGTCTGCTCAAGACGAGCGCCCGCGAGGTCCTGCCGACCCACGGCGGCACCGCCACCAGCCTCAACTGGTCCGGGTATGCGGTCACGCCCGGCAGCGGGATCACCGGTGTCAGCTCGACGTTCACCGTGCCGTCGGCGGGCCTCGTCCCGCCCGGCTTCTCGGCCACCTGGGCCGGCATCGGCGGGTACACCGGTTCGGATCTGATCCAGGCGGGCGTCAGCGAGAACTCGGCGCTGGGCGGTCTGATCAGCGGTGGTCAGTACGGCGCGTGGTACGAGATCCTGCCTGCGTCCGAGACGCCGCTGACCAACTGCAGCGGCAACACCGCCTGCACCGTCAAGCCGGGGGACGTGGTGAGCGTCACCATCACGCAGGCCTCGGCCGGTCAGTGGGACGTGTCGCTGAAGGACCCCGCCGAGGGCTGGACGTTCGACAAGACGATCGCGTATGCGTCGAGTGGCTCATCGGCCGAGTGGATCTACGAAGCGCCCACCGTGCTGCTGCAGACCATCCCGGCCGCAACCGGTACGACCCACTTCGGCCCGACGTCGACGTACACCGACGCCACCGGGACCCACCCGATCGCCGCGGGCAACCCGACCATGATCGACATGGGACCGGGCGTCGGCATCAACGAGGCGACGCCGTCGGCGCTCGCCTCTGACGGCGAGTCGTTCAACGTCTGCGCATATGCGCAGACTTGCGCTGCTCCGTAA